In the Pongo abelii isolate AG06213 chromosome 9, NHGRI_mPonAbe1-v2.0_pri, whole genome shotgun sequence genome, AGTGTGATTTCTTTACAAATGAGTATATCCAGGAATGCAGTTTCACAAGCGAACTGGAGCCAGGGCTTCCTGTCTCCCGATTTACTCATGGCCTCCTTACTAGGAAAGAATAAGGAGACCAAAACTACAGCCAGTACAGAAATgagtctgtattagtccgttttcacattgctataaggaactgctggagactaggtaatttataaagaaaagaggtttaattgactcacagttctgcatagctggggaagcctcaggaaaacCAACTTGATATGGAAGTTAAAATGCtagaaattcaatggaatattccTGGGAAGAAGAGAAAACGGCTGAGGGATGCAGAACAGTAGAGGCATCTTATTACTACCCAGCAAcatacaaaagcaaaaaacaaaaacagaagaaaatgttaCACAAGACCTAAGACCTGTGAAAACCCAAGAAAAACATTGTGTACAGAGCTCTTGGTACCTACTTTTACTGTAAGGTCACATGCTCAAAAACATGGACCACAGCTTCAATTCAGGAATCTACAGAGGACAATTCTCCAACTGAAGCAAATGCGGGGGTTATATCTTCCCTATGAGGAAGATTTTACAACCTTAGCAACTCCATTGCAATAGATAGTGAAAACACGTGGTCAGAGGTCCCTTAGTGTAGAACTGTGGTGTTAAagtagatatatatttaaaaaaaaaaaaacccagatccATGAAGAAcaacaaggaaatgaaaataaagagatttttaatatactgagtagaaaaaaaaatagttaaagggTTTTGAGTAAGACCTGCTGACTAGAATTGCCAttcttgtttttaacttttcttttcttttcccttgtgTATTTGTCTAATTCCTTGAAGAATTAATAGATATCTGGGATCAGGCTAACATACCTCTTAGCATTCATATCAGTGGACAACTCAGTACCAACCACATAGCAAGTATTCAGCAAGCAAACATGGGATATTAGGAAGAGAGGACTAACATTGGAGAAAATCTGAATTCTCATGTCTTTTCTATCACAATtggtaagaaaaattaaaactacctAGACCTCGGTTTTCCTATCAAAAGATAAGAATGCTAATACCTGCTTTACacaattcttttattttgttgagaaagTTGAATCAATCATAGAtgggaaagtatttttaaaatctagatatTATGTATGTTACGACAGAATaacatgaaaatagaaaaaaagaatacattttcatTGGAACTATTCATTTTTCCCATCTATAAATCCCCCAAATCAGGACTCATTTTCCTACTAAGACCTTCCTCAATGCTTTCTTCACATCCTTATTCCTCAGACTGTGTATTAAAGGGTTCAGCATGGGGATCACTGTGGTGTAGAATACAGAGGACACCTTCTCCTGGTCCAGGGAGTTACTTGAAGGGGGCTTGAAATACATGAAGGTAATGGACCCAAAGAAGATCCCTACAGCCATGAGATGAGAGCTGCACGTTCCAAAAGCTTTGGACCGGCCCTCTGAGAAGCGGATGTGCAGGATGCTGTAGAAGATGAAGGCATAGGAGACAGCAACAGCTAGGGTGGGCACCAAGGTGTTAAACCCTGCAATGATAAAAAGCAGAAGCTCATTGAGGTGTTTATTGGAGCAGGAGAGATTGAGGAGGGGAAGAACATCACAGAAGTAATGGTTGGTAATGTGGGATTTGCAAAAGGACAGTTTCATCATGGCACTTGTATGAGTCAAGGCAGAGAGAGATCCCAGGAAGAAGGCAGCCAGCACTAGCAGTGAGCAGACCCATGAGGACATGATTGCATTATAAAGCAGTGGGCTACAGATGGCAACACAGCGATCATATGCCATGGCAGTCAGGAGGTAACCCTCAGCCACCGCAAAGACCACAAAGAAAAAGAGCTGGACCATGCACTCAGAGTAAAGGATTGTATTCTTCTTTCCCAGGAAGttcaccagcattttgggagtaaTGACAGAGGAATAGCAGAAATCAACGAAGGACAAGCTACTGAGGAAATAGTACATGGGGGTGTGAAGTAGAGGGCTGACTGCGATCAGGAGAATCATGCCCAGGTTGCCCACTACTGTGACCACATAGATTCCCAggaacaggaggaagaggggCAGCTGGAGCTCTGCTTGCTGTGTTAAACCATCTAAGACAAACTGAGCTGCCGTAGAATAATTTTCCATGGTCATTCTTCTTTAGGCATTTCTGTGAAAATAGAAAGTATGAATTACCTTAATGTGGACCCTCACTGCTCtaccaaacaaaaccaaactgcATAAGGGAGGTTGACAGCAGCTAACAGACTGAGTCATAGTTTTCATTGTCTCTAAACTTGATACCTCTGCCTTGTCTCCCTAAAGTTCCCTGCGCCTCCTCCAAGTTGGTCCAGAATTTAAGTTACAAAAAAGTACTTCCTGACTGACTTggtaacctttgcctcctgaaTTTGGTAGAAGAAAAGCAAATGTTTACTTTGTGGGGAGAATTTCTGATAGCCAATTTGTGATAGTTAAACAGTAGAAGAGATTGAAGGAAGATTCAATCACTTTTTCAGTTTCCCCAGTTTTCTCCTACTTGAAGGCCTGCACATATTTCTCACAATATCTGAAAACAAGGAGAGGATGAAGCCTCAGTCTCAGAGAATTGAAAGTGTCTATTTCTTCCAACTGCAGTGATGGTGGGCATGG is a window encoding:
- the LOC100446507 gene encoding olfactory receptor 8D1 — translated: MTMENYSTAAQFVLDGLTQQAELQLPLFLLFLGIYVVTVVGNLGMILLIAVSPLLHTPMYYFLSSLSFVDFCYSSVITPKMLVNFLGKKNTILYSECMVQLFFFVVFAVAEGYLLTAMAYDRCVAICSPLLYNAIMSSWVCSLLVLAAFFLGSLSALTHTSAMMKLSFCKSHITNHYFCDVLPLLNLSCSNKHLNELLLFIIAGFNTLVPTLAVAVSYAFIFYSILHIRFSEGRSKAFGTCSSHLMAVGIFFGSITFMYFKPPSSNSLDQEKVSSVFYTTVIPMLNPLIHSLRNKDVKKALRKVLVGK